A segment of the Deinococcota bacterium genome:
GGTGGGGTACACGTGCGGCTATAAGTCGGCATGCTACACTGGCCCCATGAAAGCCTACGAAGCTCCCGTCAGGGTCACGCGAGAAGGCCATCTCGAGCTGCCTGAGGAGATTGCCAGACTTCTCAAGCCGGGCCTGTCGGCTCGCTTCCTCCTTCTCGTCGAGGAAGCAGGGGATCGGGCCGAAGCACAGGCGTGGTCAAAGCTAAGCCAAGAGCAGTTTTTGGCGGGCTACAGCGAGGCCGACGCTGTCTACGACACCTTAGACTGAATTATGGCGACGTATGCGGCAGGTATGCTTGTCTTGTTGGCCTTTCCGTTCAGCGACGGTGTGCGGGCAAAACAGCGTCCTGCCCTAGTGCTTCTCGACACCGGCGATCCCGATCTTTTGGTGGCCCGGGTGACCAGTCGGGAAGCCGGGGAAGCTTGTGACGTAAAGCTCACGAATTGGCATGAGGCCGGGCTGCTTCTCCCCTCGACCGTGCGGCTGCACAAATTGACCACATTGGAAAAGCACCTCGTGAAGCGCACGCTCGGCCGCCTAACTGACGAAGACTGGACTACCGTGAGAAGGACACTCGAGACGCTCTGGAGAGGCTGCGAAAAAGATGGCTGAACGAAAACTGGAGACCCTCGCCGTCCACGCCGGGGGCGAGGCCGACCCGGCCACCGGCGCCGTCACCCCACCCATCCACCTCTCCACCACCTTCGAGCGCGACGCGGACGGGTCGTATCCGCGCGGCTACGTCTACACCCGGACGGACAACCCCAACCGCAGCGCGCTCGAGACCTGCTTGGCGGCCCTGGAGGGCGGCGAGGCCGCGG
Coding sequences within it:
- a CDS encoding type II toxin-antitoxin system PemK/MazF family toxin — translated: MATYAAGMLVLLAFPFSDGVRAKQRPALVLLDTGDPDLLVARVTSREAGEACDVKLTNWHEAGLLLPSTVRLHKLTTLEKHLVKRTLGRLTDEDWTTVRRTLETLWRGCEKDG